The genomic region TAGTACTTGTATTTCTTTTAGTAGGTTAACGTAATCATTAATATTCGTGGAGTTGGATAACTTGGGATCTAATCAGCAAGTGTTTTTATTATGATAACAATTGGATTGTTTTACAAAGTAAACCACAAGGTTGTTAGAAAAGTATAAAGAATTATGAACGGTTCAGATAGGAATCAATTTGTAAAGATATAACAATAAATTAAATATTATCAATCATTAAGATTCGTGGAGTTGAATGAGTATGGATCTAATCAGCAagtgttattattataataacaaTTGGATTGTTTTACAAAGTCAACCACAAGGTTGTTAGGAAAGTATATAGAATTATGAACGGTACAGGTAGGAATCAATAGTAAAGATATAACACTAAACTTAATAGTATCAAATTGAACAAATGTACGTATATAATATTTAATTCCGGAACAATGAATATTTAGCTACAATTTCAAGATATCAATAATCAAATTGTGAATCCGGAATAAGCCAATGGTGTTGGTGTGTTATATAAGGCATAGGATAGTAGGTGATCATGGGCTTAATCCCCATGGTGTGCAAGTTTAGCCActaaaaaaaatactaataataatcAAATTGTGAAGCATGTCATCCTAAAGCAAGCTACGTTTATTGCTTAGTCATCCACGTGAAGGCTTGATAACAAAGTCACTTGAGGTGATACTATAAAGTCATGGTACTAAGCTTCTATCATTTTACTCTTGGTACCAACTTTGGGGTATCCTATGGCTTCTCTTAACCAATTTTTGAACCCAAACTATGGTGAGAAACCATGGGTGGAACAAATCAGCAAAACCTTAAAAACCCAAATTGCAGTCACAATAGATACACCTCCAGTTTCCATATTTGAAATCCCCAAAAACCTCAAAGCAGAAAAGCTTGAAGCATACATCCCTCAACAAATCGGGCTGGGGCCAAATCACCATTTTCAGCCGGAGCTCTACCATAGGATGGAGCAGAAGAAGTTCACCGCCGTGAAAAGGGTACTAAAGCTTCATCAAATGGAAGACTTTGAACAAGAATTTGTAGAAAAGGTAAAAAGGTTTGTCCCCTTGATTCGTGAATGTTATGATTTTTACAATGATGCTGATGACAGTACGCTAGCATGGTTATTCGCTATTGACGGAATGTTCTTGATTGATCAAATGTATGCTTATTCAAATCATGGTTTTTCTATGAAAGCTAATGATTTGATCATGTTAGAGAACCAGATTCCACTTATTGTTTTGAAGGAAATCCAGAAGGCGTTATTGGGACAAGAAGATTTCTTGGAATCCAATTTACGATTTTTCTGTAAGTCAAACTCATTGTTTGTACTTTCCGAAGAGCATATTGATTTTAATCGAGTTAACCACCTACTTGATTATATGTATAACTCCATCGTGAACAATGAAACATTGGTCCCAAGAAAGGTCAACTTTAAAAACAGTGGAATTGATCCTAAAAAAGAGGCGAAGTTGGAACTACTAGAGGCTGTTATCAGATTTGCAGGAGTGATACCTGGGGCTCAACCTATTCTACAAATCATTGAATTTGTAAAGCAAAAGTTCCCTCAAATGACGGAGAGAAGAACGACAGCTGAAGAGATTAAGGTGCCTTCTGTTTCAGAACTTTGCAAAGTTGTAGGTTTAGAGTTCCGTTTGTTACCTAAAAATGAAGGCATCAGAAATATAAACTTTGTCCAAGAGAAAGTGCGGCATTGTTATCTCCCTCTAGTGACTCTTAATAGTGAGTCAGAGGTTGTACTGAGAAACTTGGTGGCTTATGAGAAACTACTGGCAAATAACACTTTTATGGGTGGATATGGTCTTGAGCTCACGGAATATGTGGATTTCATGTGTGGGATAATAGACAGCGCGAAGGACGTGAAGTTGCTACGAGAGCAGAAGATCATTGACGGCGATTTGAGTGATGAGGAGATTGTTAAATTGTTTAACGGGATAGGGAAATCACATTTGAGAATGACCGGTGAATCTGAGTTGAGGAAGACAGTGGCTCAATTGAACATGGTTTACGAAAGCACTCCAAGGATTTGGGTTCAAAGGACGATTGAGAAGCAGTTTCTGGCTTCCGCCAAGTTTATCACGTTCTTGATTAGCATTTCGACTGCACTGATCTTGATTCGTGAGGTGTATTTGAAGGTCTATGGTTTGAATTCATTGCCAATGATATTGGCTCGTTTTTTTCAGGCCAAATTGAATCATTTACACATTTTCTTCTTTGGTCCAAGAGGACCGAAAGCAATCAACTGAACATGATGTTGTCATTCTACTATATTGCACCACTATTTTGCATGTAAAGTTGATCTATGCTTACAAACACATGcaaccatttcaaatttttgttgtttttattaatagaaaaaatatatatttattgaaaAGTTAAAAACGTTCCTTGTTAGCCATTTCAATTGTTTTTAAAACTACGCAAATGTCGTTGCGAGAACTACATTTTAAAAGAGCGTCGCGTATAAtcaaaataaaaatttatattaatTTGAGTTAGAGTTGTTGATCGACATACCGTTTGGGAAATGTCTTTATCCATTTTGTTCTTCTATAGGTCCATCAGATATACCATGGTATTGTCTTTAGCCAAAACATACAACAACTTTTTTCTTTATCATTCACAATTTGATAGCACAATATATAAGATACGATATTGTAAATATCACCAATATATTATAGCATGATTTTAACTCGCGTTATTATAGAATATTTTAATAGTTAATTATTTCCAACAGTTTTTTTTTCGATAAATACCATCCAACTTTCCTAACGCGAATAAAATATATGAACATAGTGTGTTTATTGGCGAAAACAGAACTTTTTATCTGGAGGGTCAAAAATAATCATTATTTCGTACATGTTCTGTTGAAACGTCACAGTTTCAATGATTTAAGTTTTTCCAACCCTTTTATTTACCAATTACTTAACGTTTGGATTTAAGGAAAATTTAATGCATGTTTGAGTTTTATACCAAAGCAATTTTCAAGAGAAATattaatataacaaaaaaaaaattagttgtatatattttttaatttccAGAAAAAGTTATGAAAATTAATAACCCAAAGTTTAATAAATTGATAAgttaatataattatttataatgATATAATGCAAAAATCCATATGAAATAATATAGGTTGATTTCTAAGGTAAATTTGTCGCTGGAAAAAATTAAATATACTCTTAGTGTTTCATCTCTTTTCACACTTATGCCTTCTCTGTTCAGTTTAACTACATAATAGCTAAAGGAATGAGGGTCAAGTTAACAAAACATCTCGGCCGGAAATCTTCGCTAACACAGACACTTGGGTGGTCAGACGGTCAACGGACACTCTTGGTGCGTTTACAGAACCAACACATATAACAGTCTAAGTAAATCTTGTCAATATATTTTCTACTTTGTCTTTAATGAGTTGCCCATTCAGGAACTCACAGTTTGTTTTCACCTAACGAATTACTCGCCAAGGCCAAGCGCATCCTAGTAGAAAAGGTTTTCACCCCTTATCAGTGTCCACCATCTTAGGGAGCTCAACTTTCTCGCTAACACACCGGCCTGGACCCTTACTTTGATACCATTTGTAGCCTCTCAAGTAAGCCATGTTAGGATAATGTTCGTTTTAGCCCTGATTACCCATCCAGAAACTCACGGTTTCTTTCATCCAACAAATTGCTCGCCCGGGCACAACATATCCTAGTTTGAAAAGGTTTTTACCCCTATGAGGAAGACTTTTTTCTACCCCTCAACCGATGTGGGACTTTGTAGGTCCCAGTACGGGTAATCAGAGAGTACGATGGCTTCTTGTTTCGGATGTTGTAACAGGTGCGGAATCCACGTTACAACACAAACCGAGCAAGAGATTGTTTTACACAATAAAGATTCATCGATTAACGATTCCGTGTGTATATTTCTTTTAGTGCAGTTTGTGTGTTCGATGCtgttcgaatagattagttattcttttatgctgattatgtaatagttagtgaaacggtcaaacgaatgtgtattgacccgctcgtttgaagtggtcaaacgagagggttttGTGTTTGACcatgtgtgtttgctagacaagtgggtgtgggtataaataccaacccctTGTTCATTtgcaaagagagagagagagagagagagagagagagctcaTTGAGGGAGTTCACAGAGAGTTTTATTGtttgggggagagatcaccacttggtctctccccggatgtatactcttttggtattagttcggttatttTGTAATTGGGTCGATTTGTAATGTTaaactaccggattaatacaaggaagttgtttgtttatctctAATCTATCCCGTCTTTAACATAATCACTCACTAATCACAGTTTTGGTCTGGATTCActaacctacaattggtatcagagccatggtgcccgatttagaaAATCAAACCATTTGCTAAATCACAtttgctctagatctgtgatttttgttcaagatgtaaaaatggtgaaaataaTAAAAACCCAGATCTCTGGACCGTAATATGCGGGTCTAGATGAAACAGACCATACATAAGAGTTGGGTTTTATGTTTGACACCAAGTAtttcaagttttcatcatcaaatatcatgtTTCAAAGGTTTTTGGTTAAGATCTATGAATGAACAGTGATGTTTTCTAAAGGTGAGTGTGGCGGCTGTTAGAGAACATAGGGTTTCTGGACCCAAAAGTGACCAGCGAAGACCCCTCCTTGGCGAAGACTCCCCAACGAACCATCTATGTATGACGAACACTCCTCTCATAAACGAAGACTCCTCCATGTGACGAAGATTCTGATGTTGACGACGCCTCTTTATGCCGAACTCTCTGTTGGATGAAGTTTTCCCTCACGAAGACTCTCCATGGAGAAACACTCGCTACTTGCGACGAAGTCTTCATACCCACGAAGACTGAAGGTTCGTCGCCCTTAATAGTTTGAGTCTTCGTTGGACCCACTATTCGTCGGACCCACTGTTCGTCGGACCTTAACTCTTCATCGAACCTTAACTCTTCGTCAAACCCTTAAGTCTTCGTTGAACCTGAATGTTCGTGGGCAGGGGCAGAAGCAACGAACGACGTCTGCTGTTGTGTATCGATGAAGAGGTTTGGGTATCGCAGAGAGAGACGAGAGGTTTTGGACTTTAGTGGCGGCTGGGGTTTGAAGTTTGGAGGTGTGTATCGAAGAGTTTGAGGAGAGAGAATACAAGATTGGCGGCTGTACAAGAAGATGTCGACCAAAAGTGTTTTGTTTGGCAGCTTGGTATTTCTCTTGGGCCCACTGATTGTTAAAGAATGATTACTGGTCATTTCCTTTTAATGGCCCGCATGATTTCTTTGGATTGTGATGACTACTAAAttattggatttgtttttggGCTTTGTGTTGTGTTGTCTCGCCCCAGTAAATAGATAATGGTGTCATTTAAACAAAATTGTTGTTGAAAAAGAAATAGAAAATGATATGCAGATGCATAGGCTTGGCCCCCACCAAATGATTATATGATGATCTTATTTATTGGAATGCAGTATTACATATGCATGTGGTTATGCACACAGATTGAGATATGGATTTTGTTTTTCGTGGGCCTCGTATGAAGTTCTTAATTCCATGCCTGATGTCACACATGATGGGGTCTGGTTAGTATAAATGTCAGGTTAGGAGTATGTGAAAGATTAAGTAGTTGGGTGATTATTGTGAAAGATTTAAACtcatacaagattattttatgGTCCAATGAAATGACTGA from Helianthus annuus cultivar XRQ/B chromosome 10, HanXRQr2.0-SUNRISE, whole genome shotgun sequence harbors:
- the LOC110883406 gene encoding putative UPF0481 protein At3g02645 gives rise to the protein MASLNQFLNPNYGEKPWVEQISKTLKTQIAVTIDTPPVSIFEIPKNLKAEKLEAYIPQQIGLGPNHHFQPELYHRMEQKKFTAVKRVLKLHQMEDFEQEFVEKVKRFVPLIRECYDFYNDADDSTLAWLFAIDGMFLIDQMYAYSNHGFSMKANDLIMLENQIPLIVLKEIQKALLGQEDFLESNLRFFCKSNSLFVLSEEHIDFNRVNHLLDYMYNSIVNNETLVPRKVNFKNSGIDPKKEAKLELLEAVIRFAGVIPGAQPILQIIEFVKQKFPQMTERRTTAEEIKVPSVSELCKVVGLEFRLLPKNEGIRNINFVQEKVRHCYLPLVTLNSESEVVLRNLVAYEKLLANNTFMGGYGLELTEYVDFMCGIIDSAKDVKLLREQKIIDGDLSDEEIVKLFNGIGKSHLRMTGESELRKTVAQLNMVYESTPRIWVQRTIEKQFLASAKFITFLISISTALILIREVYLKVYGLNSLPMILARFFQAKLNHLHIFFFGPRGPKAIN